In Aedes albopictus strain Foshan chromosome 3, AalbF5, whole genome shotgun sequence, the genomic window GGAAGGCGCAGCAGCTTGCAAACCTACATGTAGACTTGATTACTGGAAGATTGTTGGGAACGACAACAACACTTCGCAGCTTTGAAGGCTAGAAAACGAAAAGACTGGACGACTAGAAAATCacacatttttttcttcaaacatttaAGATTCTTGTTGAAATAACTGCTAACGATCATGCAAGGAATTTTGCAAGGTCAGCTTAAAATAAACTTGGATCTATTGTAACCCAAGGAGTGACTACTATATCTACTATATCTATCTCCCTTTTCTATTTCACTATTTCAGCACATCCAGGCCATATCCCGAACCATCTCCACTACCAACGCAGTAGAGATGCGTCGCAATATCCGAGTACTGCTCAAATACGCCCTCGGTGGCGGTTTTGTCCTCCTATTCCTAACGCTTCTGGTCCGCTCGTTCAGCATGGTGGACAAACAGAACGCCGTTGATCACCCGCCTGCCGCAGCGGAACGGCATGTCCAACACCGGAAGCAGGGTTCCTTCTTCAATGGGCCACCGAAGAACGTCCACTCGAAGCGAATCGATTGGCACGACTATCGGCTGATAGAGGCCGAGGAGAAACGGGCCGGGGTGGGGGAACATGGGATCGCCGGGCATCTGGAGAAGAAGGACGAAGTGATGAAGGATAAGCTGTTCAAGAAGAACGGTTTCAATGCCGTGCTGAGCGATTTGATCTCGTTGAATCGATCTCTGCCGGATATCCGGCACAAAGGCTGTCGGAAGAAGACATATCTGAGTGAGCTGCCCACGGTCAGTGTTGTGGTTCCGTTCTACAACGAGCATTGGAGTACGCTGCTGCGGACGGCCTCCAGTGTTCTGCTTAGATCACCCCCGGAATTAATCACGGAGATCATCCTGGTGGATGATTGCAgtacgaaggaatttttgaaggatcagCTTGATCGGTACGTGGAGGAGAATATGTCCAAGGTGAAGGTGGTCCATTTGCCGGAACGATCGGGGTTGATCACGGCCCGCCTGGCGGGTGCTAAAGTCGCAACTGCCGATGTCTTGATCTTCCTGGATTCACACACGGAAGCGAACATAAACTGGCTGCCACCCTTGTTGGAACCGATCGCCGAAGACTACAGGACGTGCGTATGTCCGTTCATCGACGTCATAGACTGGGATACGTTCGAATACCGGGCTCAGGACGAGGGAGCTCGTGGTGCATTCGATTGGAAGTTCTTCTACAAGAGGTTACCACTGCTGCAGAAAGACTTGGAGAACCCAACCGAGCCTTTCGAGAGTCCTGTCATGGCTGGAGGATTGTTTGCTATTAGTAGCAAATTTTTCTGGGAGCTCGGCGGTTACGATGAGGGATTGGACATTTGGGGAGGCGAACAGTACGAGTTGAGTTTCAAGATATGGCAGTGCGGTGGTCGGATGTACGACGCTCCTTGCTCTCGGGTTGGGCACATCTATCGAGGCTATGCTCCATTCGGAAATCCTAGGAAAAAAGATTTCCTTTCCAGGAATTACAAACGAGTTGCTGAAGTGTGGATGGATGAGTACAAAGATTATCTGTACATGAGAGATCGCAAGAAGTACGACAATACGGATGCGGGCGACCTCTCGAAACAACTGGCTATTCGAGAAAAGCTGCAGTGCAAACCATTCAAGTGGTTCATGGAGAACGTGGCGTTTGATTTGGTTGAAAAGTATCCTCCAATAGAGCCGCCAGATTTCGCCAATGGTGCCATCCAGTCTGTGGCGAACCCGGCACTGTGTGTCGATACACTGAATCACGGAGAAAAGCAGACCGTTGGGTTGTTCTCCTGTGCCAGTGATAAGGTACAACCGCAAGCCAATCAATACTTCCAGTTATCTTGGCATCGAGATCTGCGGATCAAATTTGGCGAGCTTTGTTGGGATGTGTCTGAAAGTGTTCCGAACGCGAAGATCTTGCTGTATCATTGTCACGGCGGCCAAGGCAACCAATTGTGGAGTTACGACGTTGAAAGTCAGATGATTAAGCAAGGCAAGAACAACCGCTGCTTGGACATGGATGACAGTCGGCGGGAAGTGTTTGTTAACCCTTGTAGTGCAGATAACCCGAACCAGAAGTGGAAATGGGGATACGTTAATATGACGGCAATCGGAAACTGGAAAACGTACGGTGCAAAATTGATTGACTGAGTTGGTTGTAGATAAATGAAACAAGTGACATCACACGTTTATTTTTGTGGACATAATATGTCGGCGCTCAAACAAGACTTCCGTTAAATTATATGTGATAAAAGACTATTCGAGCACTGCAACCCTAACATTGTTTGCTAGGCTTATTTGAGAGTGTGTAATATGGTTCTCTGCGAGGAATTCCGCAACATTCCGAAGTACAACTATTCAAATTCCAATAATTAACTTGCCATGTAAGTCAGTTCTATGGTTCCCTGCAAGACCCCCGCATAACGATAATCATATCTTTACATATCTAGTCTGTAAGAGTTTATCAGTGTAAGACACCGACCGTGGCGCCAGATCTAGACAATTCGAAATGTTAGGTTTATGTCCTTTGTTGCCACATACACACATTCCGAAGACATAGAAAGTCAAAGCACTATTTAAACAATACAAGGAGATTTCGGAAACGCCAATACAATAAAAAGGGAAGCAATAAAATGAATATTTTCAAACGATAATTTGATTGTTTCAATTATTGCCCAAGACTGGTTTATCACGGATCCTGCTAGGCTCTTTTCTTCCTCCGaatcaaatctttttttttttcgtgacgccTTTCCCTGGTTTTGCTTCTTGTTAACACCTTTGTTCTCATTAAACAACATCGTTTAACGATTTACCTACGCCGATATGATTAGGAAGCTTATCATGAAATTTCTAGTCAAATTATCTTGAAGAACAGTGACAGAAGCTATTTTTGCAACATATGCGAACTTTCTGGACCTATTCACGGATGTTGCTGAGAAACAACATATAAAGTTTGCGGGTGAAATTTTTGGCAGACTTCACGGTTGCACTTGTACTTGTAATATGTTTGGAGATATTGGACGTTATTCTCTTGATCGAAGTGATCTTTTATTAGAAAATGTTTGTGATCTAGGGATCGGGACGTTCACATAAATATCTGGCCTCAAGCTTCAAAGTCAGTATGGAGAATTCAGTGAACATCCCGGAAGAAAATCTGACTCTGGAAATGCTCAAGCAAggttaattggcttctttaacggtgttgagataattcgatattctgaatctgcatgtcaaactgagccgaaatccaaattttcatgaatttcggagcccgggaacctatttacaaatcaatttgatgtttgtatgggaacgatttgtcgaatcaccccttgtcgcagtttgtactgggcggagctgtcaaacagttgcccagctgtcaaaaggtgatttcaaaaaaattctttgaaattgattttaggtaccaaaataaggttctaaaaatctgaaaaaaatcatagtggctcagaaaaaggtgctctttcgtataaaatcgaaaaatcaagatatttttcttaatttaaaaacccaattatcggGCATGGACATTTTAAGCGAAACTGTAGGCCGAAGCGTGACAATGAACCAAATGTGACAACGAAGAACTCGGTTGTTTTTTTATGGCAAATCGAATACAAGTACGGGcaatgtaattttcaaatttgattCTGGTGCGAGCGACGTGTTCTCATTCTTCAAGAGAATCAGGCAGTTGGTTGTCAGCAATGTGCCTAAGGACGGAGAGGTATCAGAAAGCTGGCCCCCAGCGACACGTTATCCTCCACAAGGACGGAGAGCTGTTGAAAGCAAAGAGTGTCGGAACAATCACTGGATGTAGTAACCGAGGAACACCACTTTGAAGGCAGGATGTGCTACTCGTATCAGAATGCGCAGCAATCTCATGTCGGTCAAAAGCTTGTCAATGCTGCTGTGCAAGTAACGTTTACCGGTTCAGTGGCGTAACTCAAGGAACAATCGAAGGTCATTGCTACAGCGAAGATGAGGGGTGGACTGTAGTACGAGAGTAGTGAAGTTAAAAAACATCAGTGAGAATGAGTGCTATAAGTCCAAATAACCTTGAAGTGGCATCGAAAGTTGGGTCATTTGAGCCAGTATGGAATGGATATGATGAAGAGCAATTGCCTAGTGTCCAGAATCAACTGTAAGCCGGATAAGGTGAGTTTCTGTGCGTATGTATGCCGCATGTATGTTTACGTATGTATGTATGCGTGCAAGCAAAACAGTGTCGTTATCTCTCCAATGGAACTCGAGAGAGAGATCAACAAGACCCCCAGTGAATCTCCCGGTCTACAATGGCTCAAGATACTTCATTTCGTTCATTGATGACCATACGCATTGTGCACTTTGCCATACTATACCTAACTGCTATAACGAAAGAAAGAAGTCTTTTAGCGAAGGCGTTCAGTATGCTCGGAATGAAGTTATCGAATCTGTGCATCGACCAAACATGCAAGTATTTGTCTATTGCCCAAAATCAGCTCTACATGCAGAAAGGGATTCAAGTTAGGACTAGCACAGATAAGAAACAGCGTTGACCAAGTCAGTTAGTCTGACCGAATGAATGTTGGTACAAGCAGAAACCATCCTTTGAGAAGCTTAAAATTTGTGACTGCAAAGCGTTCAGAAGACGGAGACTTGACACCATAATGGCCACCTGTTTTTAAGCaacataggggtaggcggggcaatatgggcatccggggcagaatggacaccctcaatattttgaaatatgcgaacatttttgaacttttaataaaTAGAGAATGTAGtccatttatctaaaacgtagtttcaggaaagaaacattcgaaattaaaattatacttgattttacacgaaaaagttgcgtcctccgttttttgtgcatgaaaattataattttcacaccatctaaaataagatttagtgattaatttattgcaggtcgattaaaacctgatattcctagaacacatgcaagtagttttgctgtatctacatgcttaacatgtttatattttcttcttcatTATATCAAAAaccaagtttggaaatatcttctgctgccggggcaaaatggacactcacctttttgaaagaagcggcaagggaaaaatataacctaaatcacaaaccaaccaaatttttcgatttcagtatattttcggttaaatgttcactatagtagacatagggtgaaacaaattggtcaaaaaacgacagcggtggaaaatagttgttctaggcacagctgtacatgccgacaaaaacgaagctttatccaaaacagcctgaatttaaattaactgaacaaaaatgaactagggtgacaatgggtattatcggcaggtttgggggtttttgtcagccaaatggcctgaaacttggccatataattcagcttagttgggaaggatttgagaccaactctgagttcaataggtttcaaaaaaaccccaaagacgaaaagaacaaaacggccgagaataggtaatttcccctacttcggcgtattattcatccataatgagccattttacgagacgtttcggatcagctgatcgcacatttcatgaatgaaaatttgacaggaggttgcgcccaagcccgtgagtgttaatatcaatatcaacactgttgtcgtttcgtaaaatagactatattgTCCgtccgccaccaaaccggacttcgcacaatcaagtcgcgacgcgacctaactcgcgacgttttttaatcatgtcaaatgtagtgcgcatccttcccgttgttgtcagcaacacagcgcactagatgcgaaacagttgcgacacttgtggaccaagaaaatggcaatttttgattgaatgtcggtcttgattccaaccggatagacaatagttgttttgtaatgtaaataatgtacgaaattcgtaaaagtctcatggtgtccatattgccccatgggggtgtccattctgccccgtatgctttcgacggtcatgaaaaactaacatttttcaaaacattttttgaagtggataaataatttttcttcATGAGCAtttttatgcaatagatgctaaatatgtagactttaaaaggatacatgtatttaaaaactaaacttttttgacatattgCCAGGTAAAGGTGgcaaaaccttagggtgtccatattgccccgcctacccctatattcGGAGGGAGGGTGTGGTTCTGGCTAAAGTCTACGTTCCTTACAAATGTCTATAACTTTGTGGAGGTCTGAGACGTCAACTTTAGTGAATAATATTACCCGTACAATGAAGACTCTGAAGAACCCTGTGATGAAGACGATGGAAATTATATTATCCTGCACGTAGTAGCGAGGACTTGCATCCGTTATGAAGTAGCAGAATAAATTTCCTTCGTGACTGATTATGGAAAAGCTAAATATTCTCTTGGCATGAATCTATGTCAAGGTATACCTTGACAAGTTGAAACGGGCGGAGAAAGATGAAACGCGatgttttgaaaatgatttaAATTTGTAAATTTATTCTCTACCAAAATATTGTTTGAACTAGGGCTGTGCATCGTCACAGTTTATCGGTATCGGTGATATATCGGATTCGAAATTATCGATATCGTAAAAGCACACACATAAAAAAAGacgaatagggtattggttcccttattaagcatgtggctcccattttcatcccacgaaaaacaaaggattgaagcgctgtttgttttgtttcttatttttgtattttttgttagaagtgagcacccatgaaaacaaaaagaacggagtcaatcggtgccgtaatcgcttgttttcgaataggctgAAAATGGgaacatgagattactgatggcacacataccctagttgtGCCATTTGTATAATAAATGCACTACAAGTGAATATTTGGAGTCAATGCTGTTGTGTGAATGGTGAAACTTGtagaaaaaatattacaaaatctgacctaataattaaATAAATCGAAAATATCGGGAAAAGTTAGCGTTAGCCCTAGTTTGAACATTCAAACAGTTTAACAAAGTGTTTAACATTCAAATAGTTTATCATGGTTAGTTAACATTATGTTAACCTGTTGTTGCATCTtaccccacccatttcaacttgccccggtgtaccttacacacCTTACCTTACCTGAGGTCCCCAAGATCTCAAAGAAGGTACAGATAaaatagagaaattcttaaaagtttTTTGAAAGTAATATTTtgcgtagggaatcgcgctacttgggcggtggcttctatattcgtctgtttcccactataactcagtcaatcttgaaccaattgacacaattcttggaatgcggtgagataggtatagtatctacccgtgtacaaaatttcaagtcaatcggttcaaaattgaccgagttacagtggaaaacaaacgaaaataacagacgaagaaaaccaccgcccaagtagcgcgataccctacgtccCGATAGAATAAGAAGAAGGCAAAACTAGATTCTTTTAAATTAGGATTGCCCTCCCGCCGAAAATCATGGATATATTCTGATGACCCTTCGGGACACCTTCCAATAGTTTTACCGTGGACCTCCGTTGTTTTCAATTTCACATAATGTTTGTTTGCAATTAACCAGAATAGATACAAGGATGTTTCGGATTAGTCATTACAGAGCAAATGAATAAATCGCACATTTCAAACAAAATCGAACCGTGTTCTAAGTACGTTTAACATAAATAAACCCAACGCTTTCCCTAAAATCTAATCACTTTGTTACACTATCACTTTCATCGAATCGGATTCGCAAATCGTCATTATGTTTAATATAACACAGAAATATATTGTAAAGCATCGTGATGCCATTAATGTACAGAACTCGATACTTTGGACTCAGCCAGTAAAAGTTAATAAACTGCGTCGGAGGCCACACCATCCAATCGGCGACGTAGATCGTCGCAAACTTGTCCGTTATTTCATCGGTACACTGTCGTATGCTATTGCCCTCCAAAATACCCGCGCTGTACAGATAAGTAGTAATAAATATAGGGGAGATTGCGAACTGATCGATACCGATCTTCGCCAATACTGTTCGGATGGCTGTTCCGGGAAGGGCTCGATCCATCCACAGATACAGATAGTGATGCAGCGGTCCTTGCGAGATACCAACCAGAGTCATGCAACCTATACGACAATCATATTTTACGAACCATTCCAATAAGAATTTCAACTCCCACTCACCTATTCGATACCAGTCGAGCTCCCGCTGTTTGCTCCCATCGCGCTTCATTTCGATTTTTTGCGCCACGACATCGCCGAGCATCATCAGCAATCCGGAACTGATAGTGTTTGTGACTAGAAGATAGCGACCGAAGAGGCGCTTCCACATTCGCTGCACCGACAACCCCGAGGGTGGTGGCGGTTTTGCCGGTGGTCCAGCTGATGATTGTGTGTAACCTCGGTTGAGATGCCGCCACCGAGCCAGGCTGAGCCGGGGCTGCGATAATAACTTACCAAAACACTGCATTTTTACTGGAAACTCACAAATCTACACTAGTGGAGGTGATTTTGTGAAGATTATCTCGCGCGCTTTGGTTATTTGCAAACAAATTCTAATGATAGCGGAATAACCCAGCGCTTTCACGATGCTCCATCGTGACCGCGAAGCACGCGGGCAGAGATCCTTTTTATGAATG contains:
- the LOC115253491 gene encoding N-acetylgalactosaminyltransferase 6 — its product is MRRNIRVLLKYALGGGFVLLFLTLLVRSFSMVDKQNAVDHPPAAAERHVQHRKQGSFFNGPPKNVHSKRIDWHDYRLIEAEEKRAGVGEHGIAGHLEKKDEVMKDKLFKKNGFNAVLSDLISLNRSLPDIRHKGCRKKTYLSELPTVSVVVPFYNEHWSTLLRTASSVLLRSPPELITEIILVDDCSTKEFLKDQLDRYVEENMSKVKVVHLPERSGLITARLAGAKVATADVLIFLDSHTEANINWLPPLLEPIAEDYRTCVCPFIDVIDWDTFEYRAQDEGARGAFDWKFFYKRLPLLQKDLENPTEPFESPVMAGGLFAISSKFFWELGGYDEGLDIWGGEQYELSFKIWQCGGRMYDAPCSRVGHIYRGYAPFGNPRKKDFLSRNYKRVAEVWMDEYKDYLYMRDRKKYDNTDAGDLSKQLAIREKLQCKPFKWFMENVAFDLVEKYPPIEPPDFANGAIQSVANPALCVDTLNHGEKQTVGLFSCASDKVQPQANQYFQLSWHRDLRIKFGELCWDVSESVPNAKILLYHCHGGQGNQLWSYDVESQMIKQGKNNRCLDMDDSRREVFVNPCSADNPNQKWKWGYVNMTAIGNWKTYGAKLID
- the LOC109426016 gene encoding mpv17-like protein 2 — encoded protein: MQCFGKLLSQPRLSLARWRHLNRGYTQSSAGPPAKPPPPSGLSVQRMWKRLFGRYLLVTNTISSGLLMMLGDVVAQKIEMKRDGSKQRELDWYRIGCMTLVGISQGPLHHYLYLWMDRALPGTAIRTVLAKIGIDQFAISPIFITTYLYSAGILEGNSIRQCTDEITDKFATIYVADWMVWPPTQFINFYWLSPKYRVLYINGITMLYNIFLCYIKHNDDLRIRFDESDSVTK